A stretch of the Xiphias gladius isolate SHS-SW01 ecotype Sanya breed wild chromosome 19, ASM1685928v1, whole genome shotgun sequence genome encodes the following:
- the tspan36 gene encoding tetraspanin 36, with amino-acid sequence MDCGIFTSKTVLLFLSLIFWAAGAALAYVGAYVIKSYDNFEGFIQDKYALVPAAIIIGISVVMFLFGLLGCCSTIRESKFGLSFFFLVIMLIFAAEIAALVFSFIYQGKINGDLEHSMNDALAKYDGEGTETKGVDYLQTQLQCCGVINYTSWSNTPWSVSHNGTVPLSCCKNGTIQCTGRLDQPDLLNVEGCEVKLTSLLQDVWGYAMLVILGFAIIKFFGMLSVCVITCRAGSRRIGYQPLYA; translated from the exons ATGGACTGCGGGATTTTCACGTCTAAAaccgtcctcctcttcctcagcttGATATTCTGG GCTGCAGGAGCGGCGTTGGCCTACGTTGGCGCCTATGTGATCAAGAGCTATGACAACTTTGAAGGTTTCATTCAGGACAAGTACGCCCTGGTCCCAGCAGCTATCATCATTGGCATCAGCGTGGTGATGTTCCTTTTTGGTCTGTTGGGATGCTGCTCCACAATCCGGGAGTCCAAATTCGGCCTCAgcttt TTCTTTCTGGTCATCATGTTGATCTTTGCAGCTGAAATAGCTGCTCTGGTATTTAGCTTCATCTACCAAGGCAAG ATAAACGGGGACCTGGAGCACTCAATGAATGATGCCTTAGCAAAGTATGATGGAGAGGGCACTGAGACCAAAGGTGTGGACTATCTGCAGACTCAG TTGCAGTGCTGTGGCGTGATAAATTACACCAGCTGGTCCAACACGCCCTGGTCTGTCAGCCACAACGGCACGGTGCCTCTGTCCTGCTGTAAAAACGGCACCATACAGTGCACCGGCAGACTGGATCAACCAGACCTGCTTAATGTAGAG GGTTGTGAGGTCAAGCTTACCAGCCTCCTGCAGGATGTGTGGGGATACGCCATGCTGGTCATTCTGGGCTTCGCCATCATCAAG TTCTTTGGGATGCTGAGCGTATGTGTGATCACCTGTAGAGCTGGCAGCCGGAGGATTGGCTACCAGCCTCTCTATGCCTGA